A segment of the Nitrosospira briensis C-128 genome:
TGGAACCGGGCATCGCCATTTCGCGCCAGACGTGCTGCAGAATTTTATCCACCAGCTGGCTGTGGCCCCGCAGCAACGCTGCGCCGTTCTTATCCCTGCAATAGCGCTGGTGTAACAGCTCACGCCCCTGAAGCAACGCCTCCTTGGCAGCCTCGGCGTTAAAAGGACTCGACAACGGCATAAGCCTTTTATCGAGGCGCAGCATGATATGTCAGGAACGGAATACCGGCTTCGGCGGTGCACCGGCGGACACTGTCAGCACTTCATATCCGGTTTCAGTCACTAGCACGGTGTGTTCCCATTGCGCTGACAGGCTGTGATCCTTGGTAACGATGGTCCACCCATCGGCCAGCGCGCGGATGGGCGCCTTTCCCGCATTAATCATGGGCTCGACCGTAAAAATCATCCCGGCTTTGAGCTTCAGCCCGGTACCGGCGCGGCCATAGTGGAGCACTTGCGGGTCTTCATGGAATTTTGCGCCGATGCCGTGGCCGCAGAATTCCCTCACCACGCTGTATCCATGATTTTCGGCAAACTGCTGGATGGCGTGGCCGACGTCCCCCAGATGTTTTTCCGGTTTGATTTCCTCGATGCCTCGCCACATGGCTTCATACGTGATTTCGCATAGCCGCCTGGCCTGGATACCGGGTTCGCCGACGTAGTACATGCGGCTGGTATCGCCGTGGTAATCATCCTTGATGACCGTCACGTCAATATTGACGATATCGCCCGATTTCAGTATTTTCTGGCCTGGAACGCCGTGGCAAACCTGATGATTGACCGAGGTGCAGATGGATTTCGGATAGGGTGAATATCCCGGCGGAGCATAATTGAGCGGAGCAGGAATGGTATGCTGCACATCGACCATGTAATTGTGGCACAGTGTATCCAGCTCATCAGTGGTGACCCCGGGTTTAACAAACGGCGTGATGTAATCCAGCACCTCCGACGCCAGCATGCCCGCTACCCGCATTTTTGCTATTTCCTGCTGGGATTTGAGAAACACCGTCATAATGAATTCCTGGTTGATCGAGAAAATAGGCTCAAAAACTGAAGGCTTGCATAAGGACGTCAAGCACTGCAGCTTTCTATAGGCAAGGGAATTTGGCTAAGGTTTTGTCGTTGCTCTTCTTTATATGAAGTTTATTACGTTTGATAAAATTGCAAAGAGCAACAACACTTCAGTTCCTGCCTCAGGTATTCGCGCACTTCGCAGTCTTGAGCTCGCTGCCGGGAAATTCCTCTTTCAACTGCATCATCTTTGCGCTCATGCTTTCCTCTGGTGAGCGTGCGACGTATTTGACCTGCTTCAAGTTGCGCGCGCCGATAATTGCAGACCTTACACCTTTTTTCCTGAGTGCTGCCAGAAAAGCCTGGGCGTCTTCTATATTTTCAAAAAACCCCATGGAGATGGCATTATTCCATTTACTGGTATCGGCAACGCGCGTGTAATGGGTGACCCCCAATCTCTTGAGCTCGCCCATTTTTCGTTCAGCGTGGCGTTTGCTTCTGAGCGAAGGAATATGCACCCAATAGACGGGGGCTGTACCTAACTCCTGCCGAGTTACCTTGTCGTCCAGTTCATGGGTGGTAATCGCTGCCGCAAGCCGTTCCAGATCTGCCTCAACGAACGTTCCCCATTCCAGGCAGGTTGCAGATGCGGGAAGCGCCTGCAAAAGCTTGATTTTTTCCGGTTGAAGCTCCCATGCCGGCGGGGCGGCGCTTCCGCCAGCCGGCTCCAGTTGAATGTAAGTCGCAAAGGCCAGATTGACAAACAACAGTAGAAAAAATAATGTTCTCATTTGTTGACGACTTATTATTGTTATTCAGTCTCTGCCTTGTTAAAATGCGGCGTTAACCTCAATCCCAAGAGCATCATCTTTTCGGAGTTCCAGGAATGCAAGGCATGAAGCTAATTTCCAAGATTGTGGCATGTGTTGCATTGTCGCTATCCAGTCAAATTTTCGCAGAAACAACTCCAGCAGAAACCGGTAACAGCAAGGGAGACGCAGCCAAGGGTCAGCAGATAGCAACTCAAGTTTGCGCGGCTTGCCACGGCGCCGACGGCAATAGCATCATTCCCGCAAATCCAAGCCTGGCCGGTCAGCATGCCGAGTATATCACCAAGCAACTGAATAATTTCAAATCGGAAGACGGCAAACCCGCAGCCCGGCAAAACCCGATCATGGGTGCGATGGTAGCGCCGCTCTCCGCAGAGGATATGAAGAATCTCGGCGCTTATTATGCCCAGCAGACTCCCAAACCCGGCGCGGCTCAGGATAAATCGCTGGCGGAAAGGGGTGAAAAAATATATCGCGGCGGCAATCTCGATTCTGGCGTGCCTGCCTGTGCCAGTTGCCATTCTCCCAATGGAGTCGGCATTCCACCGGTCTATCCACGCCTTTCCGGGCAGCATTCTGAATATACCCTGGCCCAGTTACGCGCATTTCGGACCGATCAGCGCACCAAAGACGTCAACAATGAAATGCATATGATCGCGTCACGCATGAGCGAGAAGGAAATGGAGGCAGTGGCCGAGTTTATTTCAGGCTTGCGCTAAAATACACAAGCCTGAACCTGAAGCTGCACCGATACTAAACCGACCTGAGAACCAGGCCGGTTTTTTTATTTCGTTATTTTCGTCGTACCGAATGCCCGATCGGCTGCATCCAGGGTTTTGCTGATTTCGGCGGCGCCGTGCGATGCCGAAACAAACCCGGCTTCGAAAGCCGACGGTGCGAAGTAAACGCCTTCCTCGAGCATGGCATGGAAAAAGCGGTTAAAGGCTTCCCTGTCGCAACTCATCACTTCAGCATAACTCGTCGGCAGGTTTTCGCGGAAATAGAGGCCGAACATGCCACCTACCGCCTGCGCGCAGAAGGCAATACCATGTTTTTTTGCGGCTGCGGTAAGACCTTCGGTCAGTTGCAGGGTGCTGGCGGCAAGTTTTTCGTAGAAGTCCGGCGTTTGCACCAGCTTCAGCGTGGCGAGGCCGGCAGCTACCGCGACCGGATTACCGGAAAGCGTACCTGCCTGATACACGGCTCCCACTGGCGCGAGACACTGCATGATGTCTCGCCTGCCGCCAAATGCCGCCATCGGCATGCCGCCGCCGATCACTTTGCCGAGCGTGGTCAGGTCGGGTTTTATGCCGTAAAGACCCTGGGCGCATTTCAGCCCAACGCGAAAGCCCGTCATTACCTCGTCAAATATCAGTAAGCTGCCGTGCCGCGTGCATAGCTCACGCAAACCCGGCAGGAAGCCAGGCTTTGGCGCTACCAGATTCATATTGCCTGCCACGGGTTCAACAATGACTGCGGCAATTTCTTCACCGAACTGGCTGAACGCCTGTTCCACACCGGCGAGATCGTTGTAATCCAGCACCAGGGTGCTGGCAGTAGTTGCTGCCGGAACTCCGGCAGAACTCGGGTGGCCGAAAGTCAGGGCGCCGGAACCGGCTTTTACCAGCAAGGCATCCTCATGACCATGATAACAACCCTCGAATTTGATGATGCGGCTTCTGCCGGTATAGCCTCGCGCCAGGCGAATGGCGCTCATGGTGGCTTCGGTACCCGAGCTCACCAGGCGAACCTGCTCGATTGACGAGACAAGTTTGCACAACAGCTCCGCTATTACCAGTTCCGCCTCGGTGGGCGCACCGAAGGTCAGTCCTTTTTGTGCCGCCGCCTGTACTGCTTCAACCACTTCGGGATGAGCATGGCCAAGAATCAGCGGGCCCCAGGAGCCGACATAATCGATATAGGTTTTATTGTCCGCGTCCCAAACACAGGCGCCTTGTCCCCGCTGAAAAAATACAGGCGTACCGCCCACGGACTTGAAGGCGCGGACCGGTGAATTAACGCCGCCGGGAATATATTCCTGAGAGCGCTCGAATAATTGCTGATTACGTGACATTGTTGGCTAACCCGTGATTATGAGAAATGAAATGCTGGTCTGGCTTGAATAACAGAGAAAACCTCTCAGCGGCGGATCGAATGTGCCGGGCGTTAAACAGGGCGTTGCTGACAGCCACCGCGTCCGCGCCCTGGCGTATCAGTTCCCCGGCATTCTCCGGAATAATACCCCCGATAGCGACAATTGGAATCCGTAGCTTCTGCTTTGCATGACGCAACAGGTCTGCGGGCGCGGACACAGCATCCGGTTTGGTGACGGAGGCAAAAAAAGCGCCGAATGCGACATAATCGGCGCCTTGCCGCTCGGCCTCGACAGCATGCTCCAGCCGTTCGTAACACGAAATCCCGATGATCTTGCCGGGCCCCAGCTTGCGCCGCGCCTCGGTGATGGGCGCATCCTTCTTTCCTAAATGCACGCCGTCGGCGTCCACCTCCAGAGCAAGATCAGGATAATCGTTGATGATGAGAGGTACGTCGAATTCAGCGCAAAGGCGGGCAAGTGATTGTGCCTGTTCAAGGCGCAACACGGCATCGTCCGTTTTGCTGCGGTATTGGACCAACCGCGCTCCCCCTGCCAGCGCCTGCTGCGTCATTGCCAGGAGGCTGGCGGTATCGGCGGCTTCCGGTGTAATTGCGTATAAGCCAAGAATCCCGGGCCGTGTCATTTACTCTTGCTTCCCTCTTCGGCGTCGGTATCGTCCCGGGCCCAGAATAACCTGTCCGGCAAATACTGTCCCATTCCGGGGCGAAACCCCGCCTTAAGCGATTGCCAGGTATATTCTTGCGCTTCATATACACCTTCGGCGAGGGGCAAGCCATTGGCCAGAGAGGCGGCGATAGCCGAGGCAAGCGTGCAGCCCGAACCGTGATATGAACCGGGTAGCCGATCCCAGGAATCGGTACGAACGACGCCACCGCTCCCGTATAAATTATTGATCACCTGCGATGTGTTTTCATGGGTGCCGGTGATGAGCACATATTCGCAACCCATATGTAAAAGGCGGGCAGCGCACTGACTCAAATGCGGCATTTCGCTGTCGTCATCGTCATCCTGGGCGAGTCGCCGTGCTTCGAAGCTGTTGGGCGTAATGATGGTCGCTTGAGGAAGCAGCAATTCGCGCATTGCAGCGACCATTTCGTCGCTGGTGAGTTCGTCGCCGCGCCCGGAAGCAAGCACAGGGTCCAGCACGAGCGGAATGTTGGGATAATCGGAAACCACCTCGGCGATAGCCGTGATAATTTCAACACTGCCGAGCAACCCGATCTTGAAAACATGAACGGGCATGTCTTCCAGCACCGCGCGTGCCTGATCCGCCACCCATTCCGGATCCAGCGCCATCACATCGTCCACGCCGGCCGTGTCCTGCACGGTAATGGCCGTGATCACTGACAGCGCATGACAGCCCATGCTGGCAAGAGTGAGGATGTCGGCCTGGATACCCGCGCCCCCGGTAGAGTCGCTGGCAGCGAAAGAAAGTACGATGGGGGGTGGCTGAGACATGGGCTAATACCGTAAAATGACATTTTAACTCAAATTACTCTTACTCATCATGCCTACTACCGAAACTCGGGTTTACCGCTGTTACATGTGTCTCATTTGCGGATACGTATACGACGAAGCCGAGGGCTCGCCGCAAGAAGGCATTCCTCCGGGAACTCGGTGGGAAGACGTTCCGATGAATTGGACCTGTCCGGAATGCGCTGCGCGCAAAGAGGATTTTGAGATGGTGGAAATTTAAATGCGTATTCTTCATACCATGCTGCGTGTGGGCGATCTGGAAAAATCCATCGCTTTTTACACCGATGTGCTGGGGATGAAGATGCTGCGCCGGAAGGATTATCCCGAGGGAAAGTTTACCCTGGCATTTGTCGGTTACCAGGATGAGGCGGGTGGCGCCGTATTGGAGCTGACCCATAACTGGGATGTGAAAAAATACGAGCTGGGCACTGGTTATGGCCATATCGCCATAGAAGTGGATAACGCTTATGAAGCTTGCGAAGAAGTGAGAAAGCGTGGCGGTAACATTACACGTGAGGCCGGGCCGATGAAGCATGGCGCCACGGTGATTGCATTCGTGGAAGATCCGGACGGTTACAAGATCGAGTTGATACAGAAAAAGGTGGTGTAGGCCGTATTATTGGCGGCACCTGCCGGATGTCAGCAAAAAGCGGCGCTTGAATGAACGGTCGGCTCTTGTCGGCATAGGCGCAGTCAAGGAATGTCATCATCCTGTTTTTCCTGCCAGGTGAGATATAACACGGCAATCGCGATAATCGCAACCGGCAGGATAACGTAAAAACCCAGTGCGTAACCCGCCCCTTCGCCGTGATCATGAGAGGGTGACGTGCTTATTATCTTGTAGCCGTGCAGCAGGCTGACCATGAGGACCAGAACAAAACCCGCTAGGCGGCGGTTCTGAATCAAGATCCGCCCAACCATCCGGTTAAGCAGGTTCGCGGCGTAGTAGCCAATGAAGTAGACCGCGACGTAGAAGATCAAAGCACCCATCAGCGCCTCTGGATTTCCAATTTACCAAGTCATCAACCGTTGCTGCCCTTCGCTGGCTTGTCTTCAATGCTTGAAGCGTGACCGGCAACAGCTACTTTCCACCGTCCACGGTTCCGGCTGAGTAATCCCGGTCGCTCTTTCTATTTTCAGCGTCCATTTTCTTTCCGGTCTTGTTACTATCGACTTCGGATTGCTGCCCTGTCTTTTTCCCACTGCGGCTTTTTGCTTCATCCGCTGAAATAATTTTTGCCGCCTTGGACCAAGGAAATTCCTGAGCCTCCCTTTGCGCGAAAACCTGCGTGGAAAATAGCGCAAGGAATAAGATTAGCGTAGTTGTCTTCATGAGTTCTAATGTGTAATAAGCAGAATGAGTCCTGGAATAAATTATTTCGGTGCGTCGGCAGCAGTTGGAGCGAAAGTGGTGGCTCCAAGTACTCCCTCTGCAAGTCATTGATATGGCGTTATGTTATCTAAAATCCATTTCCATATCAAGGAGGTGGGCTCAAATGTAGGGAGCAAATACACAGCCTGGTCCGTAGCAAATGATCTGGCGGGTTCATATTCCCCGGTCAATTTTTCGCTGCGATTCTTCAAGTCCGACAGGCTGTTAGCTAGCCCGGATGTTTCATAAATTGACGCGTGCCCTTGCTGGTCTTTTGTTTCGTATGAAAATTTCGTTCAGTCGGGCGTATGAATAACTACGCCACTCTTTCACAAAATCTCCCTACGAAACAAAATCCTGCGCAATCATCACGCGAATTTATGAAACATCTAGGCTAGAAGAAATAATTGGCCGAAAAAATTCCTTCATTATTATGGTCATAGCGATTCAATTCGAACCTTATATCAAGATCCTGGGAGAGTGCATAGCGGGTAATGAAATGAGCAGTGAAAAAACGTTTGCTTTCACCAAGGACAAAAATTTGATAACTGCCTGCAAGTTTGATCCTCAAATTTTCGGTTACGTCGTAATACGTGCCTACTTCCGCATCGCCACCCAAACGAAAATTTTGTTTCAAATGCTCGGAAAACTCTGTTTTCAGATCAGCGAAGGAATATAACAGCAAGGGTGAAAAAAAATCCGGCCGATAGGAAATACCCCTTCCGTATGTGCCCTGGATGGAATTGCAGTAGTTACAGTTGCGGTCTCTGAGCGTCTCGACCCCCAAGTCTACACGCCAGGAAGGTTTGGTAAATAAGGCATCATAGGGATTAAGCGCGGTAATAGAGAGAATTTTTGCCTGATCCAGTCTCACCCGGTCGGACTCCAGGTAATACCGAAGCTTGAAGTCCATAAAAATGATTTCCGAGTTTTTATCGTACCCCACATCCCTGGCCATCAAATCGTGATAAACCGGACGATAAGCGAATTCCAGGAAAGGCTCCCACTTATTGTGCCCGATTCCCAATCGAAAGCGATCCGTACCGTGGCCCTGGTCCGGGCGGCTCGATAAGCGTGTGATGGTATCTATTAGCCCATCGTTGGTAGTCGGCAGGCGGCTTCTCGCCAGCAAAACGGAACGCGGAATTTTTATTTCCCCGTTACTCTTTTCCTGCATGCTTTGATACTGCAAGTAGTCCATATAAGCGTTTAATACAAGTGCTTGTGACGGAGCGGCAAGGCTCTTGAAGGCAGTGTTTTCCGGTGATATTTCTCCTTTGACCATACGTCGTAATATCCGCTTCTCATCATCGACCATCTTGAGTCTCTTATGATTCATCTGGCTGAGCACTGAAGGTCGATATACCACCTGTTTTACCAGTTCGTCCTGCGCCATCAGAATTTTTACCGTATCGGTCGGGATCACACTGAAAGAAAACGGATCTTTTAATCGAAGATCAGGATTGGCAACCTCCAGCAGGGAAAGCACATGGTATGAGCAGTTTTCCTGGAAATAAAAATAATCAAAATATGTCCCACCTAATTCCCATAGGTGCAGAAGCATCGTGTTCAGCTGATCTTCGGTAAATTGGAGCTCATACTCCCAAAGATCACGGCTTTCCAGATTATTGTATTCCTGCACCTTCGTGTAGTAAGGGAAAATCGCGAAGCGGCCTGGGAACGAACCTATCAAACCTTTGAATGCGTATAGAAACGCATTGTCCGTGTCGGGAACCGCGGCATAGTTTGCACCGTAGTTCATCAAGTTATTACCGCTGCCTGTTCTCCGGCTATCAATGCGTAGCAGGGTATGTCCAAACATGGAGGCTGGATTGTCCATGAAATAAGACGCGAATACCAACGTCGCCCCGACTGGGTCCAAAGTCTTCATCCAGCGGTCGAGCCGATCGCATGCTTGTACTTCCAGGCGATTGAGGTCGAATGTCAGTTGCTGATTCAACCATTTGAAGCGGGCGGGAAAGTTACACTGCGGATGCTCTTTGCCCTTCGCAATCTCGGCTGCTGGAACAAAGAAGCTTGAGAGGGTCGCTAATAACTCTGACTCCGGATCGGCTTTTCCTTGTGGAGAGTTGAAAAAATCCATTCCATCGGCTTCACTGGTCATGCCGAGAAAAATTTTCTTGTCGTACTTTAAAAGCAGGTGCCAGACACGTTCATCGGCGAGCTTTTTTTGTTTGGCTTGGTGTTGTAATTCAGCCAGGTAATCAGCAGTGACCTTGTGTTCGGCATGAGCCGTTACAGGAAGAAAGCAAAACCAGAAAAATATCCCGGCTACCAGCAACCTGTCGGACTTGAAGAATCGCAGCGAAAAAGTGACTGGGTGAGGGCAGATTTTGAGGATCTTGAAGGCCAATAGTTATTCTATTGGCTGAAAAGCGGCGAAATATGAACCAGCCAGACGCTTTTACAGCCGATTTCCTTTAAATCCGACACGCTGCCAGGCAAACAGGCTGCACGAAGGAATCATTGGAGTGATAACAATATAGAAACGGACACAGGTTTCCACCTGTATCCGTTTCTGATTTTTTTAGTTCAAGGCGGATAGCTTGATATCACACGATTTTGCAAGTGTAGGATGGCGAGTTATTTGATTTTCAAGCTGGCTCAGTAATTCAGTTGAGTTTGCTTGATCACTCGCTACTAAATTGTCGAATTTCTCCTGAACCATCGTGCCAAATTCTTGATGGCTTGCTGCGGGACATTGATACAAGCTGGCCAGGGTATACAGATTTTCACCTTTACCTTGCGCCATTTCCTTGATCAGGCTGGTGTAATTCTCCTGTGCAAATACTTCACGCTCTTTGCTCATGTTTACCAGGCCATGATCACCGCAATTTGAAGTGCCGGACGTAATTCCGAAAGTTTGATTTCCGAATGTTGAATTGGTTGTTGAAGCGAAAACCTGCGACGCACCGGGTTTTGATCCCATGAGCTCCGACCCTAGTCCACAACCTGCTGCGCCATAGCCAGCCGCAAAAACAGAAACAGGAAGTAAAAATAGAGAAGCTGCTACTGCAATTCGACTATATCGTCCCATAATACTCTCTCCATAAAGAAGTTGACTATCAT
Coding sequences within it:
- the map gene encoding type I methionyl aminopeptidase; translated protein: MTVFLKSQQEIAKMRVAGMLASEVLDYITPFVKPGVTTDELDTLCHNYMVDVQHTIPAPLNYAPPGYSPYPKSICTSVNHQVCHGVPGQKILKSGDIVNIDVTVIKDDYHGDTSRMYYVGEPGIQARRLCEITYEAMWRGIEEIKPEKHLGDVGHAIQQFAENHGYSVVREFCGHGIGAKFHEDPQVLHYGRAGTGLKLKAGMIFTVEPMINAGKAPIRALADGWTIVTKDHSLSAQWEHTVLVTETGYEVLTVSAGAPPKPVFRS
- a CDS encoding SPOR domain-containing protein; translation: MRTLFFLLLFVNLAFATYIQLEPAGGSAAPPAWELQPEKIKLLQALPASATCLEWGTFVEADLERLAAAITTHELDDKVTRQELGTAPVYWVHIPSLRSKRHAERKMGELKRLGVTHYTRVADTSKWNNAISMGFFENIEDAQAFLAALRKKGVRSAIIGARNLKQVKYVARSPEESMSAKMMQLKEEFPGSELKTAKCANT
- a CDS encoding c-type cytochrome, producing MQGMKLISKIVACVALSLSSQIFAETTPAETGNSKGDAAKGQQIATQVCAACHGADGNSIIPANPSLAGQHAEYITKQLNNFKSEDGKPAARQNPIMGAMVAPLSAEDMKNLGAYYAQQTPKPGAAQDKSLAERGEKIYRGGNLDSGVPACASCHSPNGVGIPPVYPRLSGQHSEYTLAQLRAFRTDQRTKDVNNEMHMIASRMSEKEMEAVAEFISGLR
- the hemL gene encoding glutamate-1-semialdehyde 2,1-aminomutase, whose translation is MSRNQQLFERSQEYIPGGVNSPVRAFKSVGGTPVFFQRGQGACVWDADNKTYIDYVGSWGPLILGHAHPEVVEAVQAAAQKGLTFGAPTEAELVIAELLCKLVSSIEQVRLVSSGTEATMSAIRLARGYTGRSRIIKFEGCYHGHEDALLVKAGSGALTFGHPSSAGVPAATTASTLVLDYNDLAGVEQAFSQFGEEIAAVIVEPVAGNMNLVAPKPGFLPGLRELCTRHGSLLIFDEVMTGFRVGLKCAQGLYGIKPDLTTLGKVIGGGMPMAAFGGRRDIMQCLAPVGAVYQAGTLSGNPVAVAAGLATLKLVQTPDFYEKLAASTLQLTEGLTAAAKKHGIAFCAQAVGGMFGLYFRENLPTSYAEVMSCDREAFNRFFHAMLEEGVYFAPSAFEAGFVSASHGAAEISKTLDAADRAFGTTKITK
- the thiE gene encoding thiamine phosphate synthase encodes the protein MTRPGILGLYAITPEAADTASLLAMTQQALAGGARLVQYRSKTDDAVLRLEQAQSLARLCAEFDVPLIINDYPDLALEVDADGVHLGKKDAPITEARRKLGPGKIIGISCYERLEHAVEAERQGADYVAFGAFFASVTKPDAVSAPADLLRHAKQKLRIPIVAIGGIIPENAGELIRQGADAVAVSNALFNARHIRSAAERFSLLFKPDQHFISHNHGLANNVT
- the thiD gene encoding bifunctional hydroxymethylpyrimidine kinase/phosphomethylpyrimidine kinase, with the translated sequence MSQPPPIVLSFAASDSTGGAGIQADILTLASMGCHALSVITAITVQDTAGVDDVMALDPEWVADQARAVLEDMPVHVFKIGLLGSVEIITAIAEVVSDYPNIPLVLDPVLASGRGDELTSDEMVAAMRELLLPQATIITPNSFEARRLAQDDDDDSEMPHLSQCAARLLHMGCEYVLITGTHENTSQVINNLYGSGGVVRTDSWDRLPGSYHGSGCTLASAIAASLANGLPLAEGVYEAQEYTWQSLKAGFRPGMGQYLPDRLFWARDDTDAEEGSKSK
- a CDS encoding rubredoxin; translation: MCLICGYVYDEAEGSPQEGIPPGTRWEDVPMNWTCPECAARKEDFEMVEI
- the gloA gene encoding lactoylglutathione lyase → MRILHTMLRVGDLEKSIAFYTDVLGMKMLRRKDYPEGKFTLAFVGYQDEAGGAVLELTHNWDVKKYELGTGYGHIAIEVDNAYEACEEVRKRGGNITREAGPMKHGATVIAFVEDPDGYKIELIQKKVV
- a CDS encoding Lnb N-terminal periplasmic domain-containing protein produces the protein MAFKILKICPHPVTFSLRFFKSDRLLVAGIFFWFCFLPVTAHAEHKVTADYLAELQHQAKQKKLADERVWHLLLKYDKKIFLGMTSEADGMDFFNSPQGKADPESELLATLSSFFVPAAEIAKGKEHPQCNFPARFKWLNQQLTFDLNRLEVQACDRLDRWMKTLDPVGATLVFASYFMDNPASMFGHTLLRIDSRRTGSGNNLMNYGANYAAVPDTDNAFLYAFKGLIGSFPGRFAIFPYYTKVQEYNNLESRDLWEYELQFTEDQLNTMLLHLWELGGTYFDYFYFQENCSYHVLSLLEVANPDLRLKDPFSFSVIPTDTVKILMAQDELVKQVVYRPSVLSQMNHKRLKMVDDEKRILRRMVKGEISPENTAFKSLAAPSQALVLNAYMDYLQYQSMQEKSNGEIKIPRSVLLARSRLPTTNDGLIDTITRLSSRPDQGHGTDRFRLGIGHNKWEPFLEFAYRPVYHDLMARDVGYDKNSEIIFMDFKLRYYLESDRVRLDQAKILSITALNPYDALFTKPSWRVDLGVETLRDRNCNYCNSIQGTYGRGISYRPDFFSPLLLYSFADLKTEFSEHLKQNFRLGGDAEVGTYYDVTENLRIKLAGSYQIFVLGESKRFFTAHFITRYALSQDLDIRFELNRYDHNNEGIFSANYFF
- a CDS encoding DUF3015 domain-containing protein, producing MGRYSRIAVAASLFLLPVSVFAAGYGAAGCGLGSELMGSKPGASQVFASTTNSTFGNQTFGITSGTSNCGDHGLVNMSKEREVFAQENYTSLIKEMAQGKGENLYTLASLYQCPAASHQEFGTMVQEKFDNLVASDQANSTELLSQLENQITRHPTLAKSCDIKLSALN